The genomic stretch ccgggacagtgacgaaatttctaaggttgtggatgtcttgttgccactagggataaaacattgatgctatgtctaaggatgtagttattgattacattacgcaccatacttaatgcaattgtccgttgttttgcaacttaatactcggaaggggttcggatgataacactgaaggtggactttttaggcatagatgcatgctggatagcggtctatgtactttgtcgtaatgcccaattaaatctcactatatttatcatatcatgtatgtgcattgttatgctctctctatttgtcaattgcccgactgtaatttgttcacccaacatgcttttatcttagggatttctattttcgtgccctcagttccttagttgtactcagttttccccagctccttagtttttcctcagttttacccccaaacgtttgtctgaaacccgcagaagcaactcagacggcaggattcccgtttagttgaccgttcgtcacgtgtggggccgcgtcgtgtggggccgcgtcgtgtgggcccgcgtcgcgtggggctggtagaaagggaccgcgtgggacaggacgagaagcgtttggttgcacgtgagcaggagctgggttctgtctctctcggccccaaattggcattatttagtgcacctttttcccctctttctctctgtccttttcaccaaattagtataaaatctagagaagcttgcatttctgactttcttcaattatttgtgccttttggccctcgttgtttgcccaatatggcagcaaatctagtactcctccggtccatatgtatgtagttaaatctagaagcaaatctccaggataatgtacgataaattcacggtcatagtaaatcaagaaaactaagtacggccaacaaaatatagtagactagggatagataatccctagataatatggatagataataggctgcatacacggcagccaacatagtaacggagttcttcacaagcaccatcatattaacataacaacaagggatccctagctaacaacaaagggatcccaacaacaaactaggaggcagcagcagcagcagcacacgtccagggactccgcctaccccatctggctctgcctccacttgttgctcttgctccccttgggagccttgggcttgagcggaggcatgcggccggcggagatctccacccgctgcaagctgcggaggtgcatgccgagcgccctgtgcttggcgcggaaggagtggacgttcaccgtcgtgccgacgttggggaaggtgttgctgatgttctcggcatgcgtgacgaggcggttgaagtccgtggcgccgagtctcccggtgcgaaggggcacctgtacacctccttggcgaagtaggagatgtactcggccgacctgcagcctccgcgggacctggcgagtcttgacgtcctcctcctcttcgtcgctgccgacgtcgctgccagacatctgatccatatcaaacagaaactagtgaatgagttgcaacgatgactaacgtacatgataacaaagttaagaaaaacagagtcagcctcagttagagtggacatgattatatatctacagggaaggtgttagcgaactaaagctcatgcacaacagatttgtacacagcaatggttcgctgaaccctccctgtaaaaatttgtgcccaaccattcatcataggcaaagaaacagattctagatctgaactagatctaaacttgaacacattcgagattatttgcaaaattaaacggttgatatcttttgattagtgcataaaataactgattgagatcccatgattacttgcataaattaaccgattgagatccaatattacttgcataaattaaccgaacagccgaaccccaaatcttaaacgaaatcaagaagtgatcaaaacaaaatggaataaaatcggcgcaaatattagcccaatactcatccatctacagatccatctacaccagcaaaaatagggttcaaaaaggaatggggaacaaaaaaggaagcaaaccgtagttacctcgttccatgggtcctccagggaggtgtcgtaggggttcgggggcgggacgtacggcacggggtcgtaggggtcgacccatcccgccgggatctcgaccgccaccggcggcagcagcgtccgatgcaccggcggcggcggcggcggcggaggcgtcgtcgtccgtataggggacggcgccgaagatggaggcgtcgcgctttgcgcccacctcgacgatgggattggcattctccttgtccatctctacggcggaggaagaggaagagggagagggagagggttttttgctttggagaagatgatgggacgtgagagagttggcgatgcgtgagcgagtgagagtgacggagagagtgcgaggaggcgtctataaaggcgaggggtggttaatgcgacccgcgtcctacgcgtgcaccggtgcacgtccgcacgtcttggactctcgcaacgcgacacgcgtccacgattgcacgtctcgacttctccaccgcgacccgcgtctacgcgtcaacaattgcacgtgtcctcgagtctaaccctggaaatttagatatactcaggtataccctcgagtcttatactagcattttttgtgtgctcaattttcccctcgagtgctaatactggctagtgcaatatactcagttttaccctcaagtggctggtcaacggagagtcaacaaatgggattaactagttaaatgagtcatttaatgtgcaaaaaaatcctaaaaagagtggcacttactcatggagtctttaccacaaattgccacttctcaaatcatagataaatcatagataaatcaagttttaccacaaattgccacttctcaaatcacctagtagctatgaaggtgcatggttttccacaacaagcccttcccaaaacagcttcccccaaatcatactttgtctaaatgaggccacaattctcacactgatgtatattggtattgcaaatagtttgaggtaggccaagatgggtttcattgtacaaaacacacattttccatttttcaaatctcaaatttgaatcccttagtctgtttactactcgagtgcccttggtttcttgatagtactcggctttgccctctctcttcacaaattctcgcagacgtgcatcatcgccctgattggtctagcccatgtcacgcggatcgtgcccgccgaccgttgatcgtatgatatagggaacgggcaggataacccctctctctctgttggcggttaattagcttccaccctctaagtatgctgaagggcggttttcacgtattatttttcacgcgctaaaaattataaactattttaggcgttacttttcacgcaaaaaaatgataaaccatcaacaatttgttgtagccattacttttcacgcaaaaaaatgataaaccatcaccgatttgttgttgccattacttttcacgcaaaaaatgataaaccatcaacaatttgttgtagccattacttttcacgcaaaaaaatgataaaccatcaccgatttgttgttgccattacttttcacgcaaaaaaaatgataaaccatcaccgatttgttgttgccattacttttcacgcaaaaaaatgataaaccatcaacaatttgttgtagccattacttttcacgcaaaaaaaatgataaaccatcaccgatttgttgttgccattacttttcacgcaaaaaatgataaaccatcaacaatttgttgtagccattacttttcacgcaaaaaaatgataaaccatcaccgatttgttgttgccattacttttcacgcaaaaaaaaatgataaaccatcacctaatttgttacaaaagctggtttcggtgagacctaaccaagtttggcatacatgatggcatacctataacaacaaggaatatctaaaagggaaagtttcagaaaatttgaaatttagggtgaaatgatgccatacatgatgctgtttttcgaggttttgacctgaaaatcaattgggtattataaagggaaataaaaagttcgaaaaatgtaaaaacgaaacaatctatctatctatgtatagaagatcagctgtatgaaatttgaggttatttagagaaggtagaaaaaatcaccttgttagaaaagctggtttcagcgagacgaaacggcatgcgcttaagcaaagtgattttttcgaacatctccaaatgaccacaaattttccatacatgatgccatacgtgtaacaacaaggaaccctatctaaaaagtgtcaaaaaagtttgcccaaccgtatagctctatcaaaaagaacctcaccatggcgctagtataattttgggatagttacaaactttcgttacctaaccttcaacatgaaacttgtttcaaattcattttggcctacgagaaacaaatcccaacttgattcgagcaccacggactccaaacgatgccgatgccgatatcggcatggtcgaacggctatgctcgccgccactgctaggtcaacgtcgggatgcaccctcaatcccgtcccctcattcgatcactgacacaccggagataccgccgaggccaatgccgaacgtacatgctgatgccaatgccgaacatgcatgcacgccgctgtgggcacggccaccccgccccgctatgcttggacgccacggaccgccgcgaggtctttcccttcgccaccacactctcctagcacccacctatacacgccggaaaggagagacactagttttctctacattgctcgtgttcgtgtccgacacggtcagtcaaagttttgacgtagtcttcgatgtcgtcgaccatttcttctcttctttgcatggttaaacgcgtctagttcatatctatctaatgcgtccggtctcgcctcatgcagttcattgtggacgtcgatctcatctcggcaccccgcatgccacctcctccgtgccatcgctgtagagctccatttaaaaatctaatcctacccgtgtattgccccttgtatcagcgtcatggccccacttgtcattcgatataccgaagccccactcgttcgcgttttggtcgggatacagacgatgcttacggtcaaacaaagatggatggtctgacgtgtctttgcgggctctacgtggccccactagtcagaagataacggtcaaccgtcgggcaactggccgttacatcacgtgtgatggtttcagacaaaagtttgggtaaaactgaggaaaaactaaggagctggggaaaactgagtacaactaaggaaccgagggcacgaaaatagaaatccctttatcttatgggagagacacctctagtgaactgtggaccccggtcctattctttacatcgcatacaatctactgcaatacttgttttactgttttctgcaaacaatcatcttccacacaatacggttaatcctttgttacagcaagccggtgagattgacaacctcactgtttcgttggggcaaagtactttggttgtgttgtgcaggttccacgttggcgtcggaatccctggtgttgtgccgcattacattccgccaccatcaaccttcaacgtgcttcttggctcctcctggttcgataaaccttggtttctttctgagggaaaacttgctactgtctgcatcacaccttcctcttggggttcccaacggacgtgtgtcaactgcacgcatcaggcggcgaacggacatctcgtcctgccacagcgccgtcaccgtcgcaaaggcaaccttcctagccgccgcctccgccgtcgcccgggcctcctcctctgccgccgcctggactgccgccgccgcccgggcctcctcctccgccgccaccgcgtcctcctccgcctggaccgccgcctggatcaccgccacgtcggcgacgaagcgggccctgtccctagccgccgccacagcttcgtccctggcggcgatggcgacctccagctcccggttttcctgctcgacccgcgcgggagaacggcccctacgctggagcgagtccaggtcggagcacattaaccccctagccatggccgtcgcatagctggcggcttcctcctccgccaccaaagcctggcggcgctgggcgtcccctgctagggactcgaaggacgcgagcagaacccgctgctcaccggcgcactcgaagcgcctGGGCACgggggggtcgtcgtccgcgatgtcgtggatgacggcgtcggccggaggggccgcgagggccgcccgcgcctccgcgagctcggccctggcgtcggcgatggcgttggcgatctccgccctggtcgccgcgaggcgcccttccgcgcgctctgccgcctccgcctccacctccgcgacctccgcctccgcgacctccaggtccagctgctgggcctcaacgccggcggcagctacctcgtcctcctcctcctccgggtggagctggcggcaaatgtcaacaacttgctcccaactcatgtggtccgccatggatggatggtagtgtgaggtgtgcccgtcgcacccggcggtgtccaccgtatatagccacggcggggcgggaaacggcgttggcgcgcagggcgtttcccgcgcgcgcgaaacgccggtgaaacttgcgaatgtattgggcgcgcgcgggaacgatcgtcgtcgcgcgggaacagtaatcgccggcggcagtcctcgacgggacgtaaaacgccattagcgaccttgacgctgtccccggataaaatatgcgtccgcaccgctggagctacccccgacgcaaacggtcgccctgggccacaacgcgtccgcgggccgacgcaaacggatatttcggacgtccgaaatgcgtcgcgccgctggagaggccCTAACTTGAGTGCCAACTTTGAACTTTGAGTGTTCTATGACGAAGACttagaattatttgcatttttctaccAAAGGCTtcggtggagatgccctaattgAACATTTAATGAAATATAAAAATGCCCAATGACTTTTTGCCTAAAAAATGAGACCTATATAGGCTGCGGCTAATGTTGCAAAAATAAGAGCTTCAATACCACATGTAAATAATCCAAGAAACACGATAGGTATATGCATCCATCTTTCGGCTCGAGAATTTCACGGGATAGAAGATAGGGTATAAGAAATAGGCTATTCAGTGGTATGGTTCCCTAACTAAAACACCAGCCTATGCAGCAAAGCATTAAAGTGGACTACTGGCATATAGAAGACAGCAAGTAAGATCAATACCGTACAATCTCTACAAGGGTAAACTTATCAGTTGCATAGTACACGAGAATTCCAAGTCTCCAAGATCAGCCACACTCCAGAGCAACTTAAATCTCTAGAAAATGAAGGTTCTTCTCAATAGTAAGTAAAAACAGAGTAGAGATAGGTAAGCAGGGGAGATCCCTAATCAAAATGACCCACAAGGGAGTTAAAGTGTGTTGAATCCACCTTTTAGTACAGAAAAATGAGCGTATTGTCTTGCAACCAGACATTGACTTAATTGAGTGCTTCTATAGAATGTACTGGTTTGAACTTAAAACCCGAAACAACTCCCAGATTTTCCCCGAAGCAACCTCCAGATTTTCTCCGAAACAAGTAGTTCATGAGCAAACTCCAAAAACCCAAAACTTGTCCAGCTTTTCCGCAAAATTGGTGTCCTCGCAAACTGCCACCATCAGATACTACTTGATTGTTTTTAGATTTAAGAAACCTGGAAACAAAACATCAGCGACATTTTAGTATGAACATATAATTGGAATGATTGGCAGATTAAAAAAGGAGCAGAAAATTAAAGTAAACAGAATTGCTAAACTAGTCCATTTTCATATGCCCCTTTTAAGTTGAAATGAACAGTGAATTAATATTTTGATAACAACCATTTTTTTATTGCAGCAGAAACACACAATTTAGAGTTTCAAGCTTGAAATCACAATTTAGAGTTTCAAGCTTAATGAGTTGGTGATAGTATGTTTGGGGGAAAAGAAAAGACGATGCTTAATTGGATATTATGGTGACAAGGCGGGACATCCTTCAGGTTCTTATCAATGATTTATTGCTCAGTTGGTACTTCTGCACTTAATATGTTAATAACTTGTTATGAAATCACAATTTCCAGTTTCAAGCATGATCAAGTGATGATAGTATTTgaggaaaaagaaaataaaatgctTAATTGGATATTATGGTGACAAGGCGAGGCATTCTTAAGGTTCTTATCAATGGCTTTAATAAAAagccgtatgcatcaattgatgcagaggcaggggcaccccatttcgaaaaaaattcaGTTTGTAGTCCTGCACGGCTGCACCTAATATGTTAATCATGCCTGCTAGTTCTGAAACACTCTTTTAGATGATGGAATCTAGTTCAGCAAACACTAATACTCCTGGACTAAGGGTCCATGCTAATAGATCAATAGTTTTCAGCAGGATTACATGCTAGCTGATGCTGCCAAAAGACTCTACCACCGGGAAGAACTAGTTCAATTACCACGCTTAGCATTTTACCAAACGATCTGCAAATATTAAATATTTTAGCACATGTATTAGTCATTGCAATGCTTGGCTTGGCATAGACACACTGGAATACTGACTGACTGAAATGTAATAATTCTGTAACTAGCACGTGTGCCAAACATACACTACTATTCCAATAAACCATGAACTAGAACTTAACCAACGGCAGACTGGTATTAATGATGGCAACATATTAGGCAATATATACTAGTAAGTAATTTTAGAAAAGTGCACAGGATTGCTTTTTGAAATCATACACTGATGGCATGAGTAACATATATATGTAAGAAGAATACAACATACTGAACAAGTGAATGGATGGCATAAAGCTAACGATATATGGATCAATTAAGAAGCATGAGCTTAGATATATATAGAACACAGTACCCAGAGATACGTCGACTTGTAACTTGGTGCGCTTCAGTTTGTGTGACTTCCACCAGAACGAACCAGAACCTTTGCCAAAGTCTTGTTTTCCCCATCATCCTTCTTGCCTAAGAATGCAGATTCCTCTGATGAAGACACACGGATTTGAAAAAAGACTAACACGACACAATTTATACATACATTCTAATTCTATCTCCATGCCTTGTATATAGGAAAGCATTCCAAGTCATTATTAGCTTGCTTATAGAGGGAAACCATTCTATGCCTTTCCCAATAGTGCTAATcatttgaccattattgtattTTAGAATGAACGCTTCTAAATAAACTCTGGCGTCAATGGCTGGCACAAAAAAAATATACAAGCGCGCAGGACTACATGAGCCTCTAGGAACATGTAAATGTAGAATTTTCCAATGTGACCATTTCAGCTACATATCTGGGGAGGGGCTAGAAGTTTAAGGTAGGTGACATGGGACACTGGAATTGAAAACTCGAGTTCCAAGTGCTATCGACATTTTAAACCCAAGAAGTGAATGAGAATTAGTAGCATGATTACAGATTAGATAAAACTGTTAGTGCATTTACTCCTAGACCACAACTTATGTTAGTAGGGTATCTTGGAGGCAAAGATGTTAGCAACCACACAGCCGCTATTATAAACCCCAAAATCCCCTGCCCCAATTGTCAAAAGACATGGATAGAAATAATAGAGCCATAGCTATTGCCTAGTTATGTAGAGAGAAAAAAAATACAGTAGTATGCATTATCCATCAGTACTAAAAACTTTTGACACAATATTTTTTTAGATGAAAAGGGATCACTCCCCAGCTCCATTTTCATAGAAAAAAAGCCCTCACGATTTCTTATTTTGGTACTATATTTTGAAACGGAGGAAGTACAACATATTCGTTGACTGGGACTTAGTAGGATAATAAGACAGATGCATCACATTTTCTCCTACAACTGATTAACACTCACAGCATATATCAACGCTAGAAAGAACTTTTTAAGTTTTTAAATCGTTACCAAACTATATATAATGCAGCTATATAGAAAGAATTATGCTCGTCTAATCTTTGTATCAACATAAAGAGAGCAACTCTACTTCTGTACACGCACATTATTACGAAAAAAAATCCTGCTCTTGTCACAATTGTAAACAGATTATTTGAAAATAAGATCGCCCAGACAAAACCTCAAGGACAATGCAAAATTGCAACCCAGGCACGGTATATATGTTCCAAGATTATGTAAAAGTAACAATTCGAACGACCTAGCTAATGATTACCTGCAGCAGGGATCCGGCTTGATTCAAGCCACGGTGGAAGCACGCATGTGACACAGGAACTGGTGCCGTCCTTCGGAGAACTCCCAATCACCTCCTCCGTGTTCatgtccacgacgacgacgtgcTCTCCGACCGACAGGTAGATGACATTGCCGTTGAGCGGGTCAAGGGCGCTAATTTGAGGCGTGGTCTTCTCCGGCAAAGGCAGCCACGGATGGTCTCCATCGGCCCAGAGACGGCTGAGCACCACGCGGTGCTCCAGCGTCCAggcgctgtcctcgtcgtcgagcGCGAAGACACTGAGCACGAACGGCTCCCGATCCCACACCTCGACATACCGCAGCCTTCCCTCGCTGACCCCCATGCGCCGGTACCTACCCAGCGCACATCTCCGGTAGGCCTCTCCCTCCTCGAAGGTACGCAGCAGCTTCCCGGTGGGCGCTGTGCTGCGTGCAGGCAGCACGCTGCCCCTCGGCAGCTCGACGAACCGGGGCTCCGGCCTGTCGCTGAACGGGTCCGCCGAGATGGCACCCCAGGTCAGGTCCACCCACCACAGCCGACCGGCGAAGGCAACCGCCTCTTGGTCGAACCCACCGTTCTCGAAGAAGACGCGGCGCGCAAGCGGGAGTCGGCACGGCGCGGTGACCGCGACCTCCCAGCCGCCCGCGTCCGAGAGGAACCGGAGCATCGTGTTCCCCTGCAGCTCCGCGACGGCGAACCTGTCGGGCGGCCCGTGGCCGCGGTCGGCTTGGGTGAGGACGCCCATGTGAGGGCCGCACGCGATCTGCTTGGGGCCGTTCCCGATGTCGGGGAGGCGGGTGAGTTGGCCGGTGAGCGGGTTGCAGAGGAAGCGCGTGATGTCTGGGTTGTGCTCGGGGACGATCTCTGTGATCATCTGGCGCACATGATGGGCGCCCTGCTTCGCGAGGATGGGAGCCGGGAAGCGCATGTCGTAGATGGTGACGAGGACGAGGCCGTCGCCGCTCGCGGAGCATACCAGGCCGCCGAGGAGCTGAGTGACGTCGCTGTCGGGGTCGGGTACGTCGCTGGTgttgatgttgagcgccgggacgGCGAGCTGGGAGAAGCCCGGCGGCTCGACGATGAGCGCGCACGAGCCGGTGTCGCCTGCTCGAACAAGACCCAGGGAGGACGGGAGGTGGCGCCCGTGGAGAGGGATCGGCGTAGGCGGCCGGAGACGCCGGCGGAGATGCCAAGGAGGCGCCTTAGTGACATCGCGGCGTGGGCGGCGCGCACTCGAGTGGTGATGCGGTGAGGTGAGCTGTGAACAGAGAGCAGAAGGATTCCTGATGGTGCGGTGAGGTTCACGTGGACTGGGTGCACACAGCTGAAATATCTAGGCGAGGCAGGCCTTGCAAAAGGTGGCGTGGGCGGTTTTGAACGGCGTCGCCCCATTGGCTGTGCAAAAGGCCCGCCAAATTTTCTTTCAGCCTTCAGCTCTGTTTCCGCTCCCTTTGACCGCTAGGATCAGTAGGGTACTGGCCTGGATCATCAATCCTCCTCCT from Lolium rigidum isolate FL_2022 chromosome 4, APGP_CSIRO_Lrig_0.1, whole genome shotgun sequence encodes the following:
- the LOC124648705 gene encoding uncharacterized protein LOC124648705, with translation MGRRRSKPPTPPFARPASPRYFSCVHPVHVNLTAPSGILLLSVHSSPHRITTRVRAAHAAMSLRRLLGDTGSCALIVEPPGFSQLAVPALNINTSDVPDPDSDVTQLLGGLVCSASGDGLVLVTIYDMRFPAPILAKQGAHHVRQMITEIVPEHNPDITRFLCNPLTGQLTRLPDIGNGPKQIACGPHMGVLTQADRGHGPPDRFAVAELQGNTMLRFLSDAGGWEVAVTAPCRLPLARRVFFENGGFDQEAVAFAGRLWWVDLTWGAISADPFSDRPEPRFVELPRGSVLPARSTAPTGKLLRTFEEGEAYRRCALGRYRRMGVSEGRLRYVEVWDREPFVLSVFALDDEDSAWTLEHRVVLSRLWADGDHPWLPLPEKTTPQISALDPLNGNVIYLSVGEHVVVVDMNTEEVIGSSPKDGTSSCVTCVLPPWLESSRIPAAGNH